A single window of Acetobacteraceae bacterium DNA harbors:
- a CDS encoding adenylate/guanylate cyclase domain-containing protein codes for MPTPEIIDPYSDLQAHRRQILAICLPIVSVAIVIGTIVWASWKNYEVAHTGTVALSKKLMESQQRYVAQKVTDYLAPAHASGRLAHDMLDSTSKEDNVTYFKLFTRSILRLSHQVDSFYLANQDGELWIVAKDGKNFKEISISPHSDEAAADYTQHIVTPDGEKVSETSNKNIPYTDPRKDNWYSNAVSGLLKEASEGDAANPVHWTSPYWDSYTHHFLITASTAYSDAHGNRKVFAINISLNELSDFINSLTIGKTGQAVIVDRNGKVIAGHNMIGLNSPDFDATDVFLNPVTQPVFTRALNIFRVNGPGAHMIVARKQNYIAITADLPETQRNWVLILNAPEKEFANFIQMTKKQSFFSSSVIILLALFLSVALMYQGSRIRRYKKEEIESNQKEERERATLLKIATTPGILSPDRDIPILTETLASMTGSSRVAIWRLLPDGNSLVCEDLYDVKRSVHAVGMELERGVNQNLFQALADGHSLSIEIGSATTSNYQGVEGLSRLVSQAGLEGNVTFYPILNMHQAIGALTLATPKYLEQGDLVISLVSAIMGLRFSTSNYPKKDDKINGSITFPATEGHFKHLPGFLIDPKENASDAPSSGLYPDVPVMVLKLNRSYSNQHDANENNIALVELLAETIQTICKGLSIFALQVLGNRVVFLGNCSLEADPSALMKLAEAALQIREKCLSILAQKNTRISFSIGIDTGVALVSHLGDDPKVFNLWGKSLSTAELLAESAPAEGVIQVSEAAHQKLKDRYLFRPRGNFYLPDTGVSTSYILAGHW; via the coding sequence GTGCCGACACCTGAAATTATTGATCCTTATTCTGACTTGCAAGCCCATAGACGGCAAATTCTTGCGATATGTCTTCCAATCGTTAGCGTTGCTATCGTTATTGGGACCATTGTTTGGGCCTCATGGAAAAACTATGAGGTGGCACATACAGGGACGGTTGCGCTTTCTAAAAAACTCATGGAGAGCCAACAGCGTTATGTTGCTCAGAAAGTAACAGACTATTTAGCACCTGCACATGCAAGTGGCCGCCTTGCGCATGATATGCTGGACAGCACCTCCAAAGAGGACAATGTCACTTATTTTAAGCTATTTACACGTTCTATTCTAAGGCTTTCCCATCAAGTTGATAGTTTTTATCTTGCAAATCAGGATGGGGAGCTCTGGATTGTCGCCAAAGATGGCAAGAATTTTAAAGAAATTTCCATTTCACCACACTCCGATGAAGCCGCCGCAGACTATACACAGCATATTGTCACACCTGACGGCGAGAAAGTTTCTGAAACCTCGAATAAAAATATTCCATATACAGATCCTAGAAAAGATAATTGGTACAGCAATGCTGTCAGTGGTCTTTTAAAAGAGGCGTCTGAAGGAGATGCGGCTAATCCCGTCCACTGGACATCGCCATATTGGGATTCTTATACGCATCATTTTTTAATTACAGCCTCAACAGCCTATTCCGATGCGCATGGAAACAGAAAAGTTTTTGCGATTAATATTTCTCTGAATGAGTTAAGTGATTTTATTAATAGTTTAACGATCGGAAAAACAGGACAGGCCGTCATTGTTGATCGTAACGGGAAGGTGATTGCTGGGCATAATATGATCGGACTGAATAGTCCTGATTTTGATGCTACAGATGTTTTTCTTAATCCTGTAACGCAGCCTGTTTTTACGAGAGCTTTAAATATTTTTCGTGTGAATGGTCCTGGTGCGCATATGATTGTTGCGCGAAAGCAGAATTATATTGCGATTACAGCTGACCTTCCGGAGACGCAACGAAATTGGGTGCTTATTTTAAATGCCCCAGAAAAAGAGTTCGCTAATTTCATTCAAATGACAAAAAAGCAGAGCTTCTTCTCTTCGTCTGTTATTATTTTACTGGCCTTATTTTTATCTGTGGCACTCATGTATCAGGGGAGCCGGATACGTCGCTATAAAAAAGAAGAAATTGAAAGTAATCAAAAAGAAGAAAGAGAACGTGCAACACTTCTTAAAATTGCGACTACTCCCGGTATTTTAAGTCCGGATCGTGATATTCCTATCTTAACAGAAACGCTTGCCAGTATGACAGGCTCTTCAAGAGTGGCGATTTGGCGTTTATTGCCTGATGGAAATTCTTTGGTCTGTGAAGATTTATATGATGTTAAAAGAAGCGTTCATGCTGTCGGCATGGAGCTTGAGCGTGGTGTCAATCAAAATCTTTTTCAAGCATTGGCAGATGGGCATTCTTTATCTATTGAAATTGGTTCTGCGACAACGAGCAATTATCAGGGGGTAGAGGGGCTCTCACGTTTGGTTTCTCAAGCAGGTCTAGAGGGAAATGTTACTTTTTACCCTATTTTAAATATGCATCAAGCTATAGGCGCTTTAACACTGGCAACACCTAAATATTTAGAGCAAGGTGATCTGGTAATTTCTCTTGTTTCGGCCATCATGGGATTACGTTTTTCGACAAGTAATTATCCGAAAAAAGACGATAAGATTAATGGGAGCATAACTTTCCCTGCGACTGAAGGGCATTTTAAGCATTTACCAGGCTTTCTTATTGATCCTAAAGAAAATGCAAGTGACGCTCCCAGCTCAGGACTCTATCCAGATGTTCCTGTAATGGTCTTAAAGCTAAATCGCTCCTATTCCAATCAACATGATGCCAATGAAAATAATATTGCGTTGGTTGAGCTGTTGGCGGAAACAATCCAGACGATTTGCAAAGGACTTTCTATTTTTGCCCTGCAAGTTTTAGGAAATCGTGTTGTTTTTCTTGGAAATTGTTCTTTGGAAGCAGATCCCAGTGCACTTATGAAGCTTGCTGAAGCGGCTTTACAAATCAGAGAAAAATGCCTCTCTATTTTAGCGCAAAAGAACACACGTATTTCTTTTAGTATTGGAATTGATACAGGTGTTGCTTTGGTTTCTCATCTTGGAGATGATCCCAAAGTCTTTAATCTCTGGGGGAAATCTCTTTCAACGGCCGAGCTACTTGCAGAAAGTGCGCCTGCTGAGGGTGTTATTCAAGTTTCTGAGGCAGCACATCAAAAATTAAAAGACAGAT
- a CDS encoding CarD family transcriptional regulator, with translation MNTNFKIPSKGIETESLARTAAENTLKQSETKGKGKELFRVGEAIVHSVHGVGHVDNIGDEDVAGITIKMIQISFPGNHMILRIPFSKAVGGDLRKIASREIVDQAIEAISGKPQVSRGMWARRAIAYQDKINSGDLIQIAEVLRDLRRNVDSLDGSFSERKLFEAAQERFVAEVAILEKKKPEKVRKELIEKMKNL, from the coding sequence ATGAATACCAATTTTAAAATACCTTCCAAAGGCATAGAAACAGAATCCCTCGCCCGTACGGCAGCGGAAAATACCCTAAAACAATCCGAAACAAAGGGGAAAGGGAAAGAACTCTTTCGTGTCGGAGAGGCGATTGTTCATTCTGTTCATGGTGTTGGTCATGTTGATAATATTGGCGATGAAGACGTTGCAGGCATCACAATCAAAATGATTCAGATTTCTTTTCCTGGAAATCATATGATTTTAAGAATTCCATTTTCGAAAGCTGTCGGTGGTGATCTACGCAAAATTGCTTCTCGTGAAATTGTTGACCAAGCTATTGAAGCCATTTCTGGGAAACCACAGGTTAGCCGTGGTATGTGGGCACGCCGTGCAATCGCTTATCAAGATAAAATTAATTCAGGTGACTTGATTCAAATTGCTGAAGTTTTACGTGATCTTCGTCGAAATGTGGATAGTTTAGATGGAAGCTTCTCTGAAAGAAAACTTTTCGAAGCAGCTCAAGAACGTTTTGTTGCAGAAGTTGCTATTCTTGAAAAAAAGAAACCGGAGAAAGTGCGAAAAGAGCTTATCGAAAAGATGAAAAACCTATAG
- a CDS encoding glucose 1-dehydrogenase: MTSSLKRFEGKKVLVTGASQGIGEATALYFAEHGARVALNGRKAEKLQAVLEKMPKVSGGAHVIAEGDLSDESHVLKVVKESIEGLGGLDILICNAGFNGASHPSEEYPLSDFEAVMKLNVYGVMVACRETIKYWLGKDQKGVIVVNSSVHQHIAKPSFVAYSASKGAVGNMIKTLGLEYASRGIRINAVAPGAIVTPINDAWIHDEKKVAEISAHIPLGRPGVSKEIADAIGFLSGEESTYITGQTLYVDGGLTLYNDFAQNWSS, from the coding sequence ATGACGTCTTCTTTAAAAAGATTTGAAGGAAAGAAGGTTCTTGTTACAGGAGCTTCTCAAGGTATCGGCGAGGCAACAGCACTCTATTTCGCAGAGCACGGTGCCCGTGTGGCGCTCAATGGCCGTAAAGCTGAAAAGCTTCAGGCTGTTCTTGAAAAAATGCCAAAAGTTTCAGGTGGTGCGCATGTCATCGCTGAGGGGGATTTATCTGATGAATCTCACGTCCTTAAAGTTGTAAAAGAAAGCATTGAGGGGCTCGGTGGCCTAGATATCCTCATCTGCAATGCTGGATTTAACGGCGCTTCACATCCGTCTGAAGAATATCCTCTCAGCGATTTTGAAGCTGTTATGAAGTTAAACGTCTATGGCGTAATGGTTGCCTGCCGTGAAACAATTAAATATTGGCTTGGTAAAGATCAGAAAGGCGTTATCGTTGTAAACTCTTCTGTTCACCAGCATATCGCAAAACCTTCTTTTGTTGCCTACTCTGCTTCAAAAGGTGCCGTTGGTAATATGATCAAGACATTGGGTCTGGAATATGCATCACGTGGCATTCGTATTAATGCGGTTGCACCGGGGGCAATTGTTACACCTATTAATGATGCGTGGATTCACGACGAGAAGAAAGTTGCAGAAATTTCTGCACATATTCCTCTTGGGCGTCCAGGTGTCAGCAAAGAAATTGCAGACGCTATTGGATTTCTTTCTGGTGAAGAAAGCACCTATATCACAGGTCAAACCCTTTATGTCGATGGCGGTCTGACATTATATAATGATTTTGCTCAAAACTGGTCATCGTAA
- a CDS encoding 1-acyl-sn-glycerol-3-phosphate acyltransferase: MGILKKILKSEKNSGNDNSTIHSRSGGKFVRPVVDPEQFFRSSPGFRVKSPLNPIRAVFRLLCILVWGTVACLFQALLWRLPGSVCMRFPRVFWGGVCKIMGVEIRQIGRPIGKANVGRFRDASKSPVLFVANHTSWLDIAVMGQAINTIFVAKKEVRRWPLVGILTYLGGTIYISRDKQGTQQEVKEMLGKLKDGYNITLFPEGTTSSGTFLRPFLSTLFSLAKPKLYGKEFAKEMPTPLIQPVSVVYDQLEGLPIGRSRRAGVFSWFGDMDFVPHLWKIAQWRSLRATVLFHPPLDPNEFPSRKAMSATAHEIIRHGAEALRQNRPFLEEDVNNNRNINANSSEK, encoded by the coding sequence ATGGGTATTCTAAAGAAAATCTTAAAATCCGAGAAAAATAGTGGTAATGATAATTCTACTATTCACTCTCGAAGCGGTGGGAAATTTGTCCGCCCTGTTGTAGATCCTGAGCAATTTTTTCGCTCTTCCCCGGGATTTAGAGTGAAATCTCCTTTAAATCCTATTCGTGCTGTTTTTAGACTTTTGTGCATCCTCGTTTGGGGAACAGTCGCCTGTCTTTTTCAAGCACTTTTATGGCGCTTACCAGGCTCTGTCTGCATGCGTTTCCCTCGTGTTTTCTGGGGAGGTGTTTGCAAAATCATGGGGGTTGAAATCCGCCAAATTGGCCGCCCGATTGGAAAAGCTAATGTTGGACGCTTTAGAGACGCTTCAAAATCCCCTGTCCTTTTCGTTGCCAATCATACTTCTTGGTTAGACATTGCGGTAATGGGGCAAGCCATTAACACGATTTTTGTTGCAAAAAAAGAAGTTAGACGCTGGCCGCTTGTTGGTATTCTAACCTATCTTGGCGGAACAATTTATATCAGTCGTGATAAGCAAGGAACGCAGCAAGAAGTTAAAGAAATGCTCGGGAAGCTAAAAGACGGTTATAATATTACCCTTTTCCCAGAAGGGACGACCTCTTCGGGAACTTTCTTGCGGCCTTTTCTTTCAACACTTTTTTCTTTAGCAAAACCTAAACTCTACGGAAAAGAATTTGCAAAAGAAATGCCTACACCTCTTATCCAACCGGTTTCTGTTGTTTACGATCAGTTAGAAGGCTTGCCTATTGGCCGCAGTCGAAGAGCTGGTGTTTTTTCTTGGTTTGGCGATATGGATTTTGTACCGCATCTTTGGAAAATTGCACAATGGCGGTCTCTTAGAGCAACGGTTCTTTTCCATCCCCCATTAGATCCTAATGAGTTTCCAAGCCGTAAAGCAATGTCAGCAACTGCGCATGAAATTATTCGTCATGGTGCTGAGGCTCTGAGACAAAATCGTCCTTTCTTAGAAGAGGATGTCAATAACAATAGAAACATTAACGCTAATAGCTCTGAGAAATAA
- the miaB gene encoding tRNA (N6-isopentenyl adenosine(37)-C2)-methylthiotransferase MiaB, producing the protein MSSLSEKKSSSLLKLHVITWGCQMNVYDSTRMKRALHPLGYTDTDDIEEADMILLNTCHIREKATEKLFSKLGRLKQLKDRRALDGKSTLLAVAGCVAQAEGKHILERAPYVDIVMGPQAYHRLPESVAKISRAGGKSLNIDFPSESKFDHLPENLPQDKSEVTAFLTIQEGCDKFCTYCVVPYTRGLEQSRPVSQVIEEAKGLVENGVKEITLLGQNVNNYLGDFQNGTQADLAELLNELAQIPGLKRLRYATSHPKDFAPSLIQAHRDIEKVMPFLHLPVQSGSDRILQAMNRGHTAEEYREIIAQLRAAQPKMAFSSDFIVSFPGETEKDFQKTLELVEAVNFAGAFSFNYSPRPGTPAAEMAHSLPKLTPAQETEKAERLMILQKLLREQQDAFNASLLNTHQKVLVTGIGRKDGQLQGRSQYLQPVHFLGKKELIGQEVSVQIIHQGTNSLGATLISEDVA; encoded by the coding sequence ATGTCATCCCTATCTGAAAAAAAATCCTCTTCTCTTCTGAAACTTCATGTCATCACTTGGGGTTGTCAGATGAATGTCTATGATAGCACACGTATGAAGAGGGCTTTGCATCCCTTGGGATATACAGATACGGATGATATTGAGGAGGCAGATATGATTCTCTTGAATACCTGCCATATCCGTGAAAAGGCGACAGAGAAACTATTTTCTAAATTGGGCCGTTTAAAGCAGTTAAAGGATAGACGTGCCCTTGATGGAAAAAGCACATTACTAGCTGTTGCGGGCTGTGTCGCACAAGCTGAAGGAAAGCATATTTTAGAACGTGCTCCCTATGTTGATATTGTTATGGGACCTCAAGCCTACCATCGCTTACCAGAATCTGTGGCAAAGATCAGCCGTGCTGGCGGAAAGTCTCTTAATATTGATTTTCCATCCGAAAGTAAATTTGATCATTTGCCAGAAAATCTGCCGCAAGATAAAAGTGAAGTTACAGCTTTTTTAACGATTCAAGAAGGATGTGATAAATTTTGCACCTATTGCGTTGTTCCTTATACAAGAGGTCTAGAGCAGAGCCGTCCTGTTTCACAAGTAATCGAAGAGGCGAAAGGTCTCGTTGAAAATGGCGTGAAAGAGATCACACTCCTTGGACAGAATGTGAATAATTATCTTGGGGATTTTCAGAATGGTACGCAGGCTGATCTTGCTGAACTGTTAAATGAATTAGCACAAATACCGGGTTTAAAGCGTTTACGATACGCCACTTCTCATCCTAAAGATTTTGCGCCAAGTCTTATTCAAGCTCATCGTGACATTGAAAAAGTCATGCCTTTTTTACATCTTCCTGTTCAGAGTGGTTCAGATCGTATTTTGCAAGCTATGAACAGAGGACACACAGCCGAAGAATATAGAGAAATCATTGCACAGCTTAGAGCTGCGCAGCCTAAAATGGCTTTTTCTTCGGACTTTATCGTTAGCTTCCCCGGCGAAACGGAAAAAGATTTCCAAAAAACGCTAGAGCTTGTTGAAGCTGTTAATTTTGCTGGAGCCTTTAGTTTTAATTACTCTCCAAGGCCGGGAACACCTGCCGCTGAAATGGCACATTCTCTCCCAAAGCTTACGCCGGCTCAAGAAACAGAAAAAGCAGAAAGACTTATGATTCTGCAAAAATTGTTAAGAGAACAGCAGGATGCTTTCAATGCTTCCCTTTTAAATACACATCAGAAAGTTCTTGTAACGGGGATTGGAAGAAAGGATGGGCAGTTACAGGGACGCTCTCAATATCTTCAACCTGTTCATTTTTTAGGAAAAAAAGAACTCATTGGACAAGAAGTCTCTGTACAAATTATTCACCAAGGTACAAACTCTTTAGGCGCTACTTTAATTTCCGAGGATGTCGCATGA
- the phoH gene encoding phosphate starvation-inducible protein PhoH → MFGEMGRNIPEFEKLSNAQISWKGRQIAISGSLKDIEKSEKAFKKIYAHLPQTGYLKQEDIQSYFLMTDLTETAFLNEASSPPKKETLKDNQKLKRDFLEINGKKLFFKTSRQKKYLNEIYDKNLVFGIGPAGTGKTYLAVAGAVHALLTGEVERIILSRPAVEAGEKLGFLPGDLQEKIAPYLRPLYDSLQDLLPAAELQRRIEFGEIEIAPLAYMRGRTLAKSFVILDEAQNTTSSQMKMFLTRMGEGTKMVVTGDLSQVDLPSNQVCGLREAVSILDTVPEIGLCRFLEEDVVRHPLVRKIINAYETYERH, encoded by the coding sequence ATGTTTGGAGAAATGGGACGTAATATTCCTGAGTTTGAAAAACTTTCTAATGCTCAAATATCTTGGAAAGGCCGTCAAATTGCAATATCTGGCAGTTTAAAAGATATTGAAAAAAGTGAAAAAGCATTCAAAAAGATTTATGCGCATCTTCCACAAACAGGCTATCTCAAACAAGAGGATATTCAAAGCTACTTTCTTATGACGGATTTGACTGAAACAGCCTTTTTGAACGAAGCTTCCTCACCTCCTAAAAAAGAAACGCTAAAAGACAATCAAAAATTGAAAAGAGATTTTTTAGAAATCAATGGAAAGAAACTCTTTTTTAAAACATCTCGACAAAAAAAATATTTAAATGAGATTTATGATAAAAATCTTGTTTTTGGCATTGGTCCTGCGGGAACAGGTAAAACATATCTTGCAGTCGCAGGCGCCGTCCATGCCCTCTTAACAGGTGAGGTTGAGCGTATTATTCTCTCTCGTCCTGCTGTTGAGGCTGGTGAAAAACTTGGTTTTTTACCAGGTGATTTACAAGAAAAAATAGCCCCTTACCTCCGTCCCTTATATGATTCTCTACAAGATCTTTTGCCGGCGGCAGAACTTCAACGACGTATCGAGTTTGGAGAAATTGAAATTGCCCCCCTCGCTTATATGAGAGGTCGAACACTCGCAAAATCTTTTGTTATTCTGGATGAAGCACAAAACACGACATCTTCACAAATGAAAATGTTTTTGACACGAATGGGAGAAGGGACAAAAATGGTTGTTACAGGAGATCTTAGTCAGGTTGACTTACCATCCAATCAAGTTTGTGGTCTCCGTGAAGCTGTGTCCATTTTAGACACTGTTCCAGAAATTGGTCTCTGCCGCTTCTTAGAGGAAGATGTTGTCCGTCATCCGTTAGTTAGAAAAATTATAAATGCTTACGAGACATATGAAAGACACTAA
- the ybeY gene encoding rRNA maturation RNase YbeY produces the protein MLTRHMKDTKISFIFDVEDKRWHRYIPDLLPFAARICRHLQAVLPSSKALGEINVLFSNARNVKKLNYQFRHKNKSTNVLSFPAPIGSGGDIILSFEDVLKETQMQQKKINAHTAHLLVHGSLHLLDYTHDHPAAAREMENLETFILSFSNIPDPWRKANTKSSHGV, from the coding sequence ATGCTTACGAGACATATGAAAGACACTAAAATATCATTTATATTCGATGTCGAAGACAAAAGATGGCATCGCTATATTCCAGACTTATTACCATTCGCTGCTCGGATCTGTCGTCATCTTCAGGCTGTTTTACCTTCCTCTAAAGCTCTGGGAGAAATTAATGTCCTTTTTTCGAACGCACGAAACGTGAAAAAGCTTAATTATCAGTTTCGGCACAAAAACAAATCCACCAATGTGCTTAGTTTCCCGGCACCGATAGGTTCTGGTGGAGATATTATTCTTTCTTTTGAAGATGTTTTAAAAGAAACTCAGATGCAACAGAAAAAAATAAATGCGCACACAGCACATTTACTGGTACATGGTTCTCTGCATTTACTTGATTACACACATGACCACCCTGCTGCGGCACGTGAGATGGAAAATTTAGAAACTTTCATTTTAAGTTTCTCTAATATTCCTGATCCATGGCGAAAAGCTAACACAAAATCATCTCACGGAGTTTAA
- a CDS encoding HlyC/CorC family transporter has translation MESFASKIKAFFHLNSKNFNVRQTISNLIQDENIPSSEGNLDRHERALIKNVLGQKERIADDVMVPRADICALPDTLSLSEALAIIGEEHHSRMPVYHNDLDNIVGMVHVKDFIQYVNSEKKFKIKDILRQPLFISPTIPVLDLLLLMRQKQTHMALVIEEYGGIDGLVTIEDLLETIVGDIADEHDEKAPPMWIESAENQIDLDARLPILYLESRLGEILTNEEREAEIETVGGLVFRLAEHVPHKNEIIIHPSGLKFQVLNADTHHIRNLRMFVPTEWENRQIISEESGLDLEHESLSSLISTKD, from the coding sequence ATGGAAAGTTTTGCCTCAAAAATAAAAGCTTTTTTCCATTTAAATTCTAAGAATTTCAATGTTCGCCAAACGATTTCAAACCTCATACAAGATGAAAATATACCTTCTTCTGAAGGAAATTTAGATCGTCATGAGCGCGCTTTGATTAAGAATGTTCTAGGTCAAAAAGAACGTATTGCAGATGATGTTATGGTACCAAGGGCTGATATCTGTGCCCTTCCAGATACGCTCTCTCTTTCGGAAGCATTGGCTATTATTGGGGAGGAGCATCATTCTCGCATGCCTGTTTATCACAATGATTTGGATAATATTGTCGGTATGGTGCATGTTAAAGATTTCATCCAATATGTTAACAGTGAAAAAAAATTTAAAATTAAAGATATTTTACGGCAGCCGCTTTTTATCTCTCCAACAATCCCTGTTCTCGACTTATTGTTATTAATGCGTCAAAAACAAACACATATGGCACTTGTTATTGAAGAATATGGCGGAATTGACGGTTTAGTTACTATTGAGGATTTGTTAGAAACGATCGTTGGAGATATTGCTGATGAACATGATGAGAAGGCACCGCCCATGTGGATAGAAAGTGCTGAGAATCAAATTGATCTAGATGCAAGACTCCCTATTCTCTATCTTGAAAGCCGCTTAGGAGAAATCTTAACCAATGAAGAAAGAGAAGCTGAAATTGAAACTGTTGGTGGCCTCGTCTTCCGTTTAGCCGAACATGTCCCCCATAAAAATGAAATTATTATTCATCCAAGCGGTTTAAAATTTCAGGTATTGAATGCAGACACGCATCATATTCGTAATCTGCGAATGTTTGTCCCAACAGAATGGGAAAACCGCCAAATCATTTCTGAGGAATCTGGCTTAGACTTAGAGCATGAATCCCTCTCTTCCCTCATTTCTACGAAGGATTAA
- a CDS encoding thiol:disulfide interchange protein, whose protein sequence is MRRLYRKFLSFTVFSAAFLCLPTLSQAKPVEIHYSLEPFSLGNPKAPVVVQEWFSLTCTHCAHFALNEFPEIEKKLIDSGKVRYEFHDFPMDKLGLTAAMISHALPKNRYLPFINAIFSRQMTLFFGYAPSGDQNGEKIVDHSKTPMERLQQEAAFAGISKEEFNAIANDEKTQKFFLEQAEKDTAKYNIGGTPFFRFNNTSFKEDPKTYTKFEELVKNAK, encoded by the coding sequence ATGCGTCGACTTTATCGTAAATTTTTATCATTTACAGTTTTTTCTGCGGCTTTTTTGTGCTTGCCAACTCTTTCACAGGCAAAACCTGTGGAAATTCATTATTCCCTAGAACCTTTTTCTCTTGGTAATCCAAAAGCACCTGTTGTTGTTCAGGAATGGTTTTCCTTAACCTGCACGCACTGCGCGCATTTCGCACTTAATGAATTCCCTGAGATTGAAAAAAAGCTCATTGATTCTGGAAAAGTACGTTATGAATTCCATGATTTTCCAATGGACAAACTTGGCTTAACAGCCGCAATGATTTCGCATGCCTTGCCTAAAAATCGCTATCTTCCTTTTATCAATGCTATTTTTTCACGGCAGATGACATTATTCTTTGGCTATGCCCCATCGGGTGATCAAAATGGCGAGAAAATTGTAGATCATTCAAAAACCCCAATGGAACGCTTGCAACAAGAAGCTGCTTTTGCAGGGATCAGCAAAGAAGAATTCAATGCGATTGCCAATGATGAAAAAACGCAGAAATTCTTTTTAGAGCAGGCTGAAAAAGACACCGCAAAATATAATATTGGTGGTACACCTTTCTTCCGCTTTAATAATACTTCTTTTAAAGAAGATCCAAAAACCTATACAAAATTTGAAGAACTTGTAAAAAACGCTAAATAA
- a CDS encoding orotate phosphoribosyltransferase — MASDMISSLDKEAALTAARILLEIKAVNFRASEPYTLTSGWKSPVYIDCRKIIFYPRARAELMKLAVEKICRHIGYESLDLIVGGETAGIPFAAWIADYLNLPMAYVRKKPKGFGRNAQIEGDLKENMKTLLVEDLTTDGASKIHFANALRKAGAELAHTFVIFYYGVFPGALETLKDAGLNLISLTTWHEILEICKQDSYFSEEDRNEVQKFLDNPCEWSEKHGGITKSSGPTVS, encoded by the coding sequence ATGGCATCAGATATGATCTCCTCCCTTGATAAAGAAGCGGCGCTAACGGCTGCTCGTATTTTGCTTGAAATTAAAGCCGTTAATTTTAGAGCAAGTGAACCATACACCCTGACATCGGGATGGAAATCACCTGTTTACATTGATTGTCGGAAAATCATTTTTTATCCACGTGCCCGTGCTGAATTGATGAAGTTAGCTGTTGAAAAAATTTGCCGTCATATTGGATATGAAAGCCTTGACCTGATTGTCGGCGGTGAAACAGCCGGCATTCCTTTTGCCGCTTGGATTGCTGATTATTTAAACCTTCCAATGGCTTATGTTCGAAAAAAACCTAAAGGCTTTGGACGCAATGCTCAAATCGAAGGCGATCTAAAAGAAAATATGAAAACCTTGCTGGTTGAAGATCTAACCACAGATGGTGCTTCTAAAATTCATTTTGCCAATGCGCTTCGAAAAGCCGGTGCAGAACTTGCACACACTTTTGTCATTTTTTATTATGGTGTCTTCCCTGGTGCTTTAGAAACTTTAAAGGATGCTGGCTTAAATCTTATTTCTTTGACGACTTGGCATGAGATTTTAGAAATTTGTAAGCAAGATTCTTATTTTTCAGAAGAAGATCGGAATGAAGTTCAAAAATTCTTAGATAATCCATGTGAATGGTCTGAAAAGCATGGCGGTATTACAAAGTCTTCAGGCCCTACTGTTTCGTAA